One genomic segment of Profundibacter amoris includes these proteins:
- a CDS encoding cold-shock protein: MATGTVKWFNTTKGFGFIAPDEGGKDVFVHISAVERAGLTGLADNQKVEFELEEGRDGRQSAGAISLVD, translated from the coding sequence ATGGCTACTGGCACCGTAAAATGGTTTAACACTACTAAAGGCTTCGGCTTCATCGCACCTGACGAAGGCGGCAAAGACGTGTTTGTACACATCTCGGCTGTCGAGCGCGCAGGTCTGACCGGCCTTGCTGACAACCAGAAAGTCGAATTCGAGCTGGAAGAGGGCCGTGACGGCCGTCAGTCCGCCGGTGCGATTTCGCTGGTTGACTAA
- a CDS encoding ribosomal subunit interface protein — MQVILHNHDAVHGFESAQEFAEDVLGRALKGKSDKLTRVEIWISDENSHKGGADDKRCSMEAHPKGRKPVGVKNFAADIPAAIRGAATKLSHALEHELRK; from the coding sequence ATGCAAGTAATCCTGCACAATCACGATGCCGTCCACGGGTTTGAAAGCGCCCAGGAATTCGCGGAAGATGTTCTCGGGCGGGCATTGAAGGGTAAGTCGGACAAGCTGACACGGGTGGAAATCTGGATATCTGACGAGAATTCGCATAAGGGCGGGGCAGATGACAAGCGTTGCTCTATGGAAGCGCACCCCAAAGGCAGAAAGCCGGTCGGTGTTAAGAATTTTGCCGCAGACATACCTGCCGCAATACGTGGTGCTGCGACCAAACTGTCGCACGCGCTGGAGCACGAGCTTCGCAAATAG
- the thyX gene encoding FAD-dependent thymidylate synthase, with translation MPLTPEQIAEIEAQRANPRPTLRAVSEGMEAHLYKAHEVLDHGFIRVIDYMGDDAAICQAARVSYGKGTKSVQNDEGLIRYLMRHWHSTPFEMCEIKLHVKLPVFVARQWIRHRTANVNEYSARYSILDREFYIPAPDQLAAQSVVNNQGRGVALEGEEAVRVLEILKSDSNRAYDNYEAMISDEGQAGLARELARMNLPMNIYTQWYWKVDLHNLFHFLRLRADSHAQYEIRVYADAICKVVADWVPAAYGAFEDYRMGGANLSGKAMDCIRRMLKGEEVTQENSGMSAGEWREFQAELEG, from the coding sequence ATGCCGCTGACGCCTGAACAGATCGCCGAAATTGAAGCCCAACGCGCCAACCCGCGCCCGACATTGCGCGCGGTCAGCGAAGGGATGGAAGCGCATTTGTACAAGGCGCACGAAGTGCTGGACCACGGGTTTATCCGCGTTATCGACTATATGGGGGATGACGCCGCGATTTGTCAGGCAGCGCGGGTGTCTTATGGCAAGGGCACGAAATCGGTGCAGAATGATGAAGGCCTGATCCGGTATCTGATGCGCCACTGGCACAGCACCCCGTTCGAGATGTGCGAAATCAAGCTGCATGTGAAACTGCCGGTGTTCGTTGCACGGCAATGGATCCGCCACCGCACTGCCAATGTGAACGAATATTCTGCCCGCTATTCGATACTGGACCGCGAATTCTATATCCCCGCGCCGGACCAGTTGGCGGCGCAATCGGTGGTCAACAATCAGGGCCGCGGTGTGGCGCTGGAAGGGGAAGAGGCCGTGCGCGTGCTGGAAATTTTGAAATCCGACAGCAACCGCGCCTATGACAATTACGAGGCGATGATCTCGGACGAGGGGCAGGCGGGGCTGGCGCGTGAACTGGCGCGGATGAACCTGCCGATGAACATCTATACCCAATGGTACTGGAAGGTGGACCTGCACAACCTGTTCCATTTCCTGCGCCTGCGCGCCGACAGTCACGCCCAATACGAAATCCGCGTCTATGCCGATGCGATCTGTAAGGTGGTCGCCGATTGGGTGCCTGCTGCTTATGGCGCCTTCGAGGATTACCGCATGGGCGGCGCCAACCTGTCGGGCAAGGCGATGGATTGCATCCGCCGGATGCTGAAGGGCGAAGAGGTGACGCAGGAAAATTCCGGAATGAGTGCCGGGGAATGGCGCGAATTTCAGGCAGAATTAGAGGGTTAG
- a CDS encoding VOC family protein: MKIKYLHTMIRVLDLEKTMAFFALLGLKETKRYDSEEGRFTLLYMAPEDQPECPIELTWNWDGDDGLPSDSRHFGHLAFGVENIYEMCQKLQDAGITINRPPRDGHMAFVRTPDNISVELLQMGDRLEPQEPWASMESTGHW; the protein is encoded by the coding sequence ATGAAGATCAAATATCTGCACACAATGATACGGGTTCTGGATCTGGAAAAAACAATGGCGTTCTTTGCCCTGCTGGGCCTGAAAGAAACCAAACGCTACGACAGCGAAGAAGGCCGCTTTACCCTGCTTTATATGGCCCCCGAGGATCAACCCGAATGCCCGATCGAACTGACCTGGAACTGGGATGGTGACGATGGCCTGCCTTCGGACAGTCGCCATTTCGGCCATCTGGCCTTCGGTGTCGAGAATATCTACGAAATGTGCCAGAAATTGCAGGACGCCGGCATCACCATTAACCGTCCGCCACGCGACGGTCATATGGCCTTTGTGCGCACCCCTGACAATATTTCGGTCGAACTGTTGCAGATGGGGGACCGGTTAGAGCCACAAGAACCCTGGGCCAGTATGGAAAGCACCGGCCACTGGTAG
- a CDS encoding MarR family winged helix-turn-helix transcriptional regulator has protein sequence MSMHTSVMTQSQQGFISGYLETLAMVERLHRLLLDVIKDEFERVGVLEINAVQALLLFNIGDNEVTAGELKSRGYYQGSNVSYNLKKLVEMEYMHHQRCEIDRRSVRVRLTEKGRHIRDVVAGLFARHADGLEAKGVLGHDGIEAINTSLRRMERYWSDQIRYIY, from the coding sequence ATGAGTATGCACACAAGCGTGATGACCCAGTCCCAGCAGGGATTTATTTCGGGCTATCTGGAAACCCTTGCGATGGTGGAACGATTACACCGCCTGTTGCTGGACGTGATCAAGGATGAATTCGAACGGGTCGGCGTGTTGGAAATCAACGCGGTTCAGGCGCTGTTGCTGTTCAATATCGGCGACAACGAGGTGACAGCGGGCGAATTGAAATCGCGCGGTTATTATCAGGGCTCGAACGTGTCCTATAACCTGAAGAAACTGGTTGAAATGGAATATATGCACCACCAGCGGTGTGAAATCGACCGCCGGTCGGTTCGGGTGCGCCTGACGGAAAAAGGGCGCCATATTCGCGACGTTGTGGCAGGGCTGTTTGCGCGCCATGCAGACGGGCTCGAGGCCAAGGGGGTGCTGGGGCATGACGGGATTGAGGCGATCAACACATCCCTGCGCCGGATGGAACGCTACTGGAGCGATCAGATCAGGTATATTTACTAA
- a CDS encoding FAD assembly factor SdhE — protein sequence MGETKQDRLKRLKMRSWRRGIKEMDLILGPFSDTELEGLDEAQITVYDAMLSENDHDLYQWVTGRVAAPPEYLELLKIISEFAFKS from the coding sequence ATGGGCGAAACCAAACAGGACCGGCTGAAACGGCTAAAAATGCGCTCGTGGCGGCGGGGTATAAAAGAGATGGACCTGATCCTTGGCCCCTTTAGCGACACCGAACTTGAAGGCTTGGACGAGGCACAGATAACGGTGTATGATGCGATGCTGTCCGAGAATGACCATGATTTATATCAATGGGTTACGGGGCGGGTTGCAGCCCCGCCAGAATATCTGGAACTGCTGAAAATCATCTCGGAATTCGCATTCAAATCATAA
- a CDS encoding pyridoxal phosphate-dependent aminotransferase — translation MSFLSDTLSRVKPSPTIAVSTKARELKAAGVDVIGLGAGEPDFDTPDNIKAAGKRAIDEGKTKYTAPDGMPELKEAICAKFRRDNGLEYAPSQISVGTGGKQILYNALVATLNEGDEVLIPAPYWVSYPDMVLLAGGTPVPIEASLETDFKITPEQLEAAITPKTKWLIFNSPSNPTGAGYTRDELKGLTEVLMRHPHVWVMTDDMYEHLVFDGFEFTTPAQVEPGLYGRTLTCNGVSKAYAMTGWRIGYAGGPEHLIAAMRKVQSQSTSNPCSISQWAAVEALNGPQDFIDSNNAVFLRRRNMVVDMLNAAQGITCPTPDGAFYVYPSIAGCIGKTTRAGTKITDDEAFATALLEEAGVAVVFGAAFGLSPNFRVSYATSDAALKQACTRIQQFCADLT, via the coding sequence ATGTCTTTCCTGTCCGATACCCTGTCCCGCGTGAAACCGTCACCGACGATTGCGGTATCCACCAAAGCGCGTGAACTAAAGGCGGCAGGCGTGGATGTGATCGGCCTTGGCGCGGGGGAGCCCGATTTTGACACCCCCGACAACATCAAGGCCGCAGGCAAGCGCGCGATTGACGAAGGCAAGACAAAATACACCGCCCCCGACGGGATGCCCGAGCTAAAGGAAGCCATCTGCGCCAAGTTCAGGCGCGACAACGGGCTGGAGTATGCACCGTCGCAAATCAGCGTTGGCACCGGCGGCAAGCAGATCCTCTATAACGCGCTGGTGGCAACCCTGAATGAAGGCGACGAAGTGCTGATCCCTGCCCCCTATTGGGTCAGCTACCCCGATATGGTGCTGCTGGCCGGTGGCACGCCGGTGCCGATCGAGGCCAGCCTTGAAACGGATTTCAAAATCACGCCAGAGCAGCTTGAGGCGGCGATCACGCCCAAAACCAAATGGCTGATCTTCAACTCGCCCTCGAACCCCACAGGGGCCGGTTACACCCGTGACGAACTAAAGGGGTTGACCGAAGTGCTGATGCGCCACCCGCATGTCTGGGTGATGACCGACGATATGTATGAACATCTGGTGTTTGACGGGTTCGAATTTACCACCCCTGCCCAGGTCGAGCCGGGCCTGTACGGGCGCACCCTGACCTGCAACGGCGTGTCCAAGGCCTATGCGATGACCGGCTGGCGGATCGGTTATGCGGGTGGGCCGGAACACCTGATTGCGGCGATGCGCAAGGTGCAGTCGCAAAGCACCTCGAACCCCTGCTCCATTTCCCAATGGGCCGCTGTCGAGGCACTGAACGGGCCGCAGGATTTCATCGACAGCAACAACGCGGTCTTTTTGCGCCGCCGCAATATGGTGGTGGACATGCTGAATGCGGCACAGGGCATCACCTGCCCCACACCGGACGGGGCCTTCTATGTCTACCCGTCGATTGCCGGCTGCATCGGCAAGACGACCAGAGCCGGCACCAAAATCACCGATGACGAGGCCTTCGCCACCGCCTTGCTGGAAGAGGCGGGCGTGGCCGTGGTGTTCGGCGCGGCATTCGGGCTTTCCCCCAACTTCCGTGTCAGCTACGCTACGTCGGATGCGGCTTTGAAACAGGCCTGCACCCGCATCCAGCAGTTTTGCGCGGATCTGACGTAA
- a CDS encoding rhodanese-like domain-containing protein, producing the protein MKKTAQQLIDEANAIVDQITPTDANALLGKEGVLFVDLRDIRELWREGTIPGAMSAPRGMLEFWVDPECKYHRKAFDDAEKLVLFCASAWRSALATRALQEMGMDNVCHLKGGFTAWRDSGLEIAPVKNPYLQG; encoded by the coding sequence ATGAAAAAGACCGCACAGCAGCTGATTGACGAGGCAAACGCCATCGTCGATCAGATCACCCCGACCGACGCCAACGCCCTGCTGGGCAAGGAGGGCGTTTTGTTCGTCGATCTGCGCGACATCCGCGAGCTATGGCGCGAAGGCACCATCCCGGGTGCCATGTCCGCCCCGCGCGGGATGCTGGAATTCTGGGTCGACCCGGAGTGCAAATACCACCGCAAAGCTTTTGATGACGCCGAAAAACTGGTGCTGTTCTGCGCGTCCGCATGGCGATCAGCCCTTGCCACCCGCGCCCTACAGGAAATGGGCATGGACAATGTCTGTCACCTTAAAGGCGGCTTTACCGCGTGGCGCGACAGCGGGCTGGAAATCGCCCCCGTCAAAAACCCATATTTACAGGGTTAA
- a CDS encoding MATE family efflux transporter gives MTYRAHARATLLLGLPLIGSHLAQFAITMTDTLMLGWYDVQALAAVTLAGSFWFLLFIMGSGFAFAVSPMVASFEASGQGREVRRVTRMGMWVSLIYGVVVLPPMWWSGTVLQWMGQEPEIAWIAQDYLRILCWGTLPALMVMVLKNYLAGLERAAIVLWITLIAVGLNALLNYALIFGNWGAPELGARGAAIASLLLHSLSFVALAIYIMRKLPEHALFSRFWRPDREAFGAVYRMGWPIGLTNLAESGLFTASAVMVGWVGTMPLAAHGIALQLTAMTFMIQVGFSNAATVRAGQAFGRKDAVNLKRGALVVMGMSGVVTIAVIATFLTVPEPLVGAFLAPDDPERAAIIGIGVSLMAVAALFQFADSAQVVALGLLRGVHDTRVPMVIAAIAYWPLGLSASYLFGFILGMGAVGVWLGLVVGLGVAGALMMYRFWTSGVRI, from the coding sequence ATGACATACCGCGCGCATGCCCGCGCCACGCTTTTGCTGGGTCTGCCGTTGATCGGCAGCCATTTGGCGCAGTTTGCCATCACCATGACCGACACTTTGATGCTGGGCTGGTATGATGTGCAGGCGTTGGCCGCGGTGACGCTGGCGGGGTCGTTCTGGTTCTTGCTGTTCATCATGGGGTCTGGTTTTGCCTTTGCGGTGTCACCGATGGTGGCCAGCTTTGAGGCCAGCGGGCAGGGGCGCGAGGTGCGGCGGGTGACGCGGATGGGGATGTGGGTTTCGCTGATCTACGGGGTGGTCGTGTTACCGCCGATGTGGTGGTCCGGCACGGTGCTGCAATGGATGGGGCAGGAACCGGAAATCGCCTGGATCGCGCAGGATTATCTGCGGATATTGTGCTGGGGCACTTTGCCCGCGCTGATGGTGATGGTGTTGAAGAACTATCTGGCCGGACTTGAGCGAGCGGCGATTGTGTTGTGGATCACCCTGATTGCCGTTGGTTTGAATGCGCTGCTGAACTACGCGCTGATTTTCGGCAACTGGGGCGCGCCGGAACTGGGCGCGCGCGGCGCGGCGATTGCATCGTTACTGTTACACAGCCTGTCGTTTGTGGCGCTGGCCATTTACATCATGCGCAAACTGCCGGAACACGCGCTGTTCTCGCGGTTCTGGCGGCCGGATCGCGAGGCCTTTGGCGCGGTTTACCGCATGGGCTGGCCGATCGGGTTGACAAATTTGGCCGAGAGCGGGCTGTTCACGGCCTCGGCGGTGATGGTGGGCTGGGTCGGAACGATGCCGCTGGCCGCGCACGGGATCGCGCTGCAACTTACGGCGATGACGTTTATGATACAGGTCGGGTTCTCCAACGCCGCCACGGTGCGGGCGGGGCAGGCCTTTGGCCGCAAGGATGCCGTGAACCTGAAGCGCGGGGCGCTGGTGGTGATGGGGATGTCGGGGGTGGTGACGATCGCTGTGATTGCAACCTTCCTGACGGTGCCCGAACCGCTGGTCGGGGCGTTTCTGGCGCCAGATGATCCCGAGCGGGCGGCGATTATCGGCATCGGGGTTAGCCTGATGGCGGTGGCCGCCCTATTCCAGTTTGCCGACAGTGCACAGGTGGTGGCGCTGGGTCTGTTGCGCGGGGTGCATGACACCCGCGTGCCGATGGTGATTGCCGCGATTGCCTATTGGCCGCTGGGGTTAAGCGCCAGTTATCTGTTCGGCTTTATCCTTGGCATGGGCGCGGTTGGCGTCTGGCTGGGGCTGGTGGTTGGCCTTGGGGTGGCGGGGGCATTGATGATGTATCGCTTCTGGACGTCGGGCGTTCGGATTTAG
- a CDS encoding leucine-rich repeat domain-containing protein, with the protein MSKALVALILGSALATGIATAQTCDGVVVKDVCLPTDLGRLNISYGQFEDIYFLSGFPRLEYLDMGFNPVHDLSPLGSLPKLTYLDLGEMRLDGAALDLAPLSGLTALIELDISENNITNLSALGNLPKLESLTAFDTDINDLAPLANLHSLRVLQLQDTPVSDISALAGLPNLEALYLNGTGVSDLSALRSLPNLQILGLPNGSRITGQNKIKAVLAE; encoded by the coding sequence ATGTCAAAAGCCCTGGTTGCTCTCATTTTAGGGAGCGCGCTTGCCACCGGCATTGCAACGGCACAGACTTGCGATGGTGTGGTGGTAAAAGATGTATGTTTGCCAACGGATCTGGGCCGCCTGAATATCAGTTACGGGCAATTCGAGGACATCTATTTTTTGAGCGGGTTTCCAAGGCTTGAATACCTGGATATGGGTTTCAATCCTGTCCATGATTTATCCCCTCTAGGTTCACTGCCAAAGTTAACGTATTTGGACCTTGGCGAGATGCGCCTTGACGGTGCCGCGCTGGATTTGGCCCCTTTATCTGGCCTCACGGCTTTGATCGAACTTGATATCTCCGAGAACAACATTACCAATTTATCAGCGCTGGGCAATTTACCAAAGCTTGAAAGCCTGACTGCATTTGATACCGATATCAATGATCTAGCCCCGCTTGCCAATCTGCATAGCCTTCGGGTTTTGCAATTGCAGGATACACCGGTGTCGGATATATCCGCACTTGCGGGGCTTCCGAATTTGGAGGCACTCTATCTTAACGGCACAGGGGTTTCGGATTTATCCGCTCTGCGAAGTTTGCCCAATCTCCAAATCCTGGGGCTACCAAACGGCTCGAGGATTACGGGGCAAAACAAGATCAAGGCTGTTCTGGCGGAATAA
- a CDS encoding SAM-dependent methyltransferase: MWNERYSKPGYLFGTEPAQFLREHDVWLKPGARALAVADGEGRNSVYMAGKGLDVVAMDASHIAVEKARALALAHKASVDFNVADIAKWDWDATPFDLVVAIFIQFVGPEQRDRIFQDMKRAVKPGGVVMLHGYTPEQVELGTGGPPRAENMYTEEMLQQAFADFEILELRAYRRHVDEGEGHSGDSALIDLVARKPAYGGGLVDK, from the coding sequence ATGTGGAATGAACGCTATTCAAAACCGGGCTACCTGTTTGGCACCGAACCGGCGCAGTTTTTGCGCGAGCATGACGTCTGGCTGAAACCCGGCGCGCGTGCTCTTGCGGTGGCTGATGGCGAAGGGCGTAACTCGGTCTATATGGCCGGTAAGGGGCTGGATGTGGTGGCGATGGATGCCTCGCACATCGCGGTTGAAAAGGCCCGCGCGCTGGCGTTGGCGCATAAGGCGTCGGTTGATTTCAACGTGGCCGATATTGCCAAATGGGATTGGGATGCCACGCCTTTTGATCTGGTGGTTGCCATTTTCATCCAGTTTGTGGGGCCTGAACAACGGGACCGGATATTTCAGGATATGAAACGCGCCGTCAAACCCGGCGGGGTGGTGATGCTGCATGGCTATACCCCCGAACAGGTTGAACTGGGAACCGGTGGCCCGCCGCGGGCCGAAAACATGTATACGGAAGAAATGTTGCAGCAGGCCTTTGCCGATTTCGAGATTCTGGAACTGCGCGCATATCGCCGCCATGTGGACGAGGGCGAGGGGCATTCGGGTGACTCTGCCCTGATAGATCTGGTGGCCAGGAAGCCGGCATATGGTGGGGGTTTGGTCGATAAGTGA